The region GAACCACCGCCGAAGGCTGCGGTCCAGCCAGCGAGCGCCGCCGCGTATCGGACTCAGCCCAGCGCGCAGCCTGCCGAGCAGCCGAGGCATGTGCCTCCGCAATCTCGCGCTCTTCCCGACGAGCCACCGCCTCCGCAAAGGCAGCCGCTTCAGCCCGCCGCGCAGCCTCAACTCGTTCAGCAGAAGCTCGCCGAGCAGCCTCTTCGGCCGTCAGGATCGCCTGTTCGCGGGGATAGTAGGTCTCGTCGCCCATCGGGTTGTGCGCGGCACGTTCCGCCTCACGCGCAATCTGCTCCGCCTCCGCAGCCGCACGTTCTGCCTCGGCGGCAGCCTGCAACTCCGCATGACGAAGCTCTTCCGCGGCGCGGTGCCGGACCTGCGCGCGATACTCACGCCGCGAAGCCGAAAAATCGCGATACTTCGCACCATGCAGGTTCGCCCACGAGTAAAGAATCGCTACGTCTTCCGGCGTCTCTGCCGCCAGCGGCTCTTCGGGGTTGTCGTTCAGGTACTTCTCCATAAGGTCAGTTCCAGATAATCCAGTCGTCCAAAATCCGTTGATCGAGCGCCCTTGAGCTGCACCTGCCACCTCATCGCACCCTCAAAACGCTGCACAAATCCTTATGCAATGCTCAGAAGCCGCGTGGTGCCAACCCGCCAGTCAATGACTCAGTAAGGCCACTTTAGTGCGCCCCACTGGAATTACCTACAGGAATCTTTGTGGGCGCATCCCAAGTCATCAAATGAGTATCCCCATTTATACTTCGCCCGCCGTCCAAACACACACAAAATTGTGCAAACTTTTCGCGATAAACGGAAGAAAGTTCCCAGCACCTGCAAACCCTTTGCTTCCCGCCCCCTCAAAGCGCCTCCCACTCCCACATCCGCCAATTATGGTATTTTCAAAGAGTGGTATGAGCCTGTAGCTCAGTCGGTAGAGCATCGCCCTTTTAAGGCGTTGGTCCTGGGTTCGAGCCCCAGCGGGCTCACCATCCTCTTCTCATCCCCAAGCAAGTGCCACAAGCCGGCAGGCCTATGCCGTCGGCTTGTCCGGCACTGCCATCACCGCGCAGAAGTCATCCAGAAAACGCCCCGCATAGCTCTCCACCAGGCTCTTCAGCCGCGGCTCTGAGCCCGACTTCAAAATAATCCCCGCATGATGCGTCTTGTGAAGCCGCAGCACGATCTCCGGGTCCGTATACCCGCTCGTATCCGGCGTCTCCTGCTTCGCCAGGCTGATCACGCTGCCCGCATACTCCTTCCGCAGCTCCGGCAGCTTATACTCCTCGCCCTTCGCCAGCGCCACCTCAATCCGAGCCCACTCCACCCACGGATTCACCCCCGTCGCAAACTCCAGAGTCTCGGCAATATAAGCCCCGCCCACCCGGGCCGCCGTCTCCAGGAAATAGAACCTCCCATCCGCGTCCGCCCGAATGAACTCGCTGTGCGTCACCCCTGCGTGCATATGCAGCCCAGCAATCAGGCTCTCGTGAATCTTCAGCAGCCCCTTGCCGTCCTTCGATCCCAGTTCCAGCGTCCGCGTCGTAAACACACCACCCTGGTGCATCGTCTGCATCGGAGGCTTCCCATATTGGAACGGCTGCGCGAACAGAACCTTCCCGCCCCACGTCACACCCTCCACATGGAACACCTCGCCTGAAACGAACCGTTCCATCACATAGTGACTCTGCAGGTCCCCAAGCTCATCCAGCGCCGGCCAAAGCTGGTCCTCATGCTCAATCCGCCTGATCCCGATCGCCGAAGCACTCGTCCTCGGCTTCAGCAGCCATGGCCCCGGCACATTCCGCATGAACGCCCGCAGATCGTCGTAGTTAAACACGCCGGTAAACTCCGGCACCGCGATCCCGGCCTTCTTTGCCTCGGTCCGCATCGCCAGCTTGTCCCGGAAGAACCGCGTCGCCGTCTCCCCCAGCCCCGGCAGCCGCATATGCTCGCGCAGCAGCGCCGCAGCCTCCAAGTCGAACTCATCCAGCGGCACAATCCGGTCGATCCGCCGCGTCCGCGCCAGGTACATCACCGTATTCAGAATCTGTCCCGGCGTCAGGTCCTCCGGCATCGTCAGAAGCTCGTGCAGAATGTCCTTCGGCCAGTCGTCATCCCTCAGCCGATCAACCGTCAGCAGCGTCACCTCGCACCCCAGCGCCGCCGCCTCCCGCAGGAAGGCCTGTCCCTTCACGTAAGTGCTAATGCAGAAGATCGCCGGCTTCCCACTCGTACCGCTGGTCCACTCGCTCATAAACCTCCCAGGAATTCAGTGAATCACCGTTCCTTAAGTCGTCTGATGCTCCTCAGCCGGAGTCGTCAGCTTCCGCACGATGTTCGTCGTGGAAAATCCTTCCACGATCGGCACGATCTCCACCCGGCCGCCCCGTCCGATCACATCCTCATGCCCCACCACCGTCTCAATCGAGTAGTCCCCACCCTTCACCAGAACATCCGGCTTCAACACCTGGATCAGCTCCAGCGGAGTATCTTCTTCAAACAGCACCACCGCATCCACCGACGCCAGCGCAGCCATCACCCTTGCCCGCTCCCGCTCGCCCACAATGGGCCGCGAAGGCCCCTTCAGCCGGCAGATCGAGGCATCCGCATTCAACCCAAGCACCAGCTTCGACCCAAACCGTCTGCACTCTTCCAGCAGCGTGATATGTCCCACATGCAGCAGGTCGAAGCATCCGTTCGTAAATACCACGGTCTCTCCAGCAGCACGCCACTCCGTCACCCGCCGCTGCACCCGCTCCCAATCCAGAATCTTCTCGCCCGAAGTGATCCCGGAACTCGGCGTCAAAGCAGAGATCAGCTCATGCTGCGCAATCGGCACCGTCCCGACCTTGCCCACAACAATACCCGCCGCCAGGTTCGCCAGCTCCACCGCAGTCCGGGTCTGCAAGCCACCCGCCAGAGCCGCAGCCAGCACCGCAATCACCGTATCGCCCGCACCCGAAACGTCATAAACCTCGCGAGCCCGAGCCGGTGAATGGAAGTCCCCCTCAGGCCCCAGCACGGTAATTCCCTTCTCGCTCATCGTCACGGTCAGGAACTTGAAGTCATGCTCCGTCATCTGCACCCGGGCAGCAGCCAGCAACTCCGCAGTCTGGTGTGCCGGCACACCCGTAGCCAGCGACAGTTCATTCAGATTCGGACAAACCGTAGTCGCACCCGAATATTTACTGAAGTCCTTCGTCTTCGGGTCCACCAGCACCGGCACACCCGCCATCCGAGCGGCCCGGATAATCGCCTCGCACACCTTATCCGTCAGCACACCCTTCGCATAGTCGGACAGGATGACCGCATGAACCTTGGTCACCAGCTCCACCGCCCGAGCCTCCAGCCGTTCAGACTCTGCCATCGGAGCCTTATCCCGGCTCTCGATATCCAGCCGCAGAATCTGCTGCGTCTTAGCCATAATCCGAGTCTTTGAAATCGTAGGCAGTGAGCTCGAAACCACACCCACCGTATCGATCTTCGCCGCCTCAAGCAGCTTCACCAGCTCGCCCTGCTCCGCGTCCGCGCCCCAGAACCCCGCCAGCAGCGTCTGGCAGCCCAGCCCTGCCAGATTCATCGCGACGTTCGCCGCGCCTCCCGGCCGCTCATACCGCTGCGCATGTCGCAGCACTGGCACCGGAGCCTCAGGCGAGATCCGTTCCACCTCACCCAAGATGTAACGGTCGAGCATGATATCCCCAACCACAAGGATCTTCAGCTCTCCAAAGCCATGTTCCAACAGTTCGAGGACGGAATGAAGTTCAGGCAGCATTCAGACTGAAGATACCAGAACCACGCCAACCTAGCGCCCTGCCCCCACCCGTTCCCCCAGCACCTCGCGCACCGCCTCCACCACCTCATCCACCCCAATGCTCGTCAGACACCGCTTCTGCTCCACCACGCACCGCTCCAGCCCGCAGCCCATGCAGCTCACCTCGTGATAGATCACCCTGTGCTGCTTGCCGTACGGAAACCACATCCTCGGCAGATTCCGCGCGGAAAAGATCGCCACCACCGGAGCTCCAATCGCCGCCGCCAGGTGCATAGGCCCGGAGTCATGCCCCAGAAACACCTGCGCCTGCGCAAAGCACGCCGCGCTCTCCCGCGGAGAAAGCTTTCCGCACAGGTTGACCACCGGGCTGTCTTCCCCGGCCGACTCCCGCCACCCCTCCGCCACAAACTCGCTTGTCTCGCTCTCGCCCTTCACCCCGGTAAACACCAGCGCATGATCCCGATACTGCCGGCCCATCTCCACCATCAGCGCCCGCCATCGCTCTTTGCCCCAGTCGTTCGCCTGCAGCTTCGTCCCAATGCTGAACATGATCAGCGGCCGTCCCTTCGCCGCCGCCAGCATCTCCCGCCCCCGCGCACGTTCCGCAATCGAGAGTCGCAGATCCCACGCATCCGCCCGGTCGATCTCCGCGTCCCCCAGCTCACTGATATTCCGCACCAGCCGTTCGCACTCCGGCTCATACCCCAGCTCATCCCCTAGCCACGTATTTCTCTGCGCCACATCCGTCAAAGGCACGCCAACCTGCCGCGGGATCCCGCACACCTTGAAAAACAGCGAGTCCCTCTTTGCCACGCTCACGCCCCGAGCAGCTGCCAGGTACACCAGCACCTGCGGTCGCCAGCGGATCAATTCAAACCACAGCCTCAGCAGAGCAAACGGGTTCCGCATCCCCACCGTGTAGCGAAAATACCCAGCCACCAGCCCGCTCTTGCCCAGCACGGCAGCCGCCGCAGGAGCCTTATCGTTGATTGGAAAGTTCGTCAGCAGCTTGCGTTCCGCACCCGGAAACGCGCGTGCGATCAGGTGCAGCGCAGGCAGCGCCACCACGGTATCCCCCAGACTTCCCAGCCGGTAGATCAGAACCCGTTTTACCCGTTTCGCCATTCCCCCCATTCTCCAGCCTCACGCCTCGCCCTGCAACCTATACTCAATCCCCTTCGCAACAACGTCTCGCATTTGATACGCTCATCCAACAACTCGCCCCCATGCACACTCCCTCCTCAACTCCCTTCGTCGACGCCGCCCTCATCACTCGCATGCACGACGAGGCCACAGCTCTCTGGCACACCACCTTGCCGGACCTCGCCCCTGACCCCGCCAGCCTCCTCCACCAGGTCCGCGCCCATCACCGCGCCAACTACGACCTCTGGCACCAGGAGGACGAAGCTCGCAACCCCTCAGCCACCGACTCCATCATCGCCACCGTCAAGCACGCCATCGACCGCCTCAACCAGCTCCGCAACGATACCGTCGAGCAGATGGACGTGCGCCTCCTCGCCGAGGCCAGCCCCCAGAATGAGGACGCCCCCCTCCACTCGGAGACCCCCGGCCTTATCATCGACCGCCTCTCCATCCTCGCCCTCAAGCAGTACCACACCGCCGAGGAGTCCCAGCGCCCCTCGGCAACCGAGCAGCATCGCCTCCGCAACCTCGCCCGCCTCCACGTCATCCGCCAGCAGCGCAACGACCTCGCACTCTGCCTTGACCAGCTCTGGAACGACATCCGCAGCGGCCGCCGCCGCTTCAAACTCTACCGCCAGATGAAGATGTACAACGATCCCGACCTCAACCCGGTCCTCTATCGCAACCCTCGTTGACTCCTCACCCAAGGCACATGCACAGCAGGAGTTGACCTACCGATCCCTTGTGCGTATAAAACCGAGGAGAAGCACACAAAGGTAACCATCGCCGTGAAGATGTTGAACGCCCAAACATCTCGGCCCTTAGGAACGACTATGGCGCAGACAAAACCGATCTCCCAAGCCGCACCCAAGCGAGCTCCCCGCATCATCGCCGGCTCCGCGGCCCCCGCGCACGACGCGGCCCGCGCGCAGACCCTCGTCAACTATGAGGCGGCCCTCCAGCTCATGCAGCAGGGCAAATACGATAAGGCCCACGCCGCCTTTGACAAGATGCTCCTCAACAGCCCAGCCGATCTCGCAGAGCGCATCCGCATGTACATCAACGCCTGCCTGCTTCAGGTCTCCAAGGGCAAGACCACCTTCAGCTCGCACGAAGAAGAATACGATTACGCAATCTCGCTCCTCAACGACGGCCACTACGAAGACGCCCGCACCCACTTCAAAGCCATCCTCAGCCACAACGCAAAAGCCGACTACGTCTTCTACGGCATGGCCGTCCTCGCCAGCATGACCGGCGACTGCAACACCTGCCTCGAGCACCTCACCGAGGCCATCCGCCAGAACCCGCGCAACCGCATCCAGGCCCGCGCCGACTCCGACTTCCAGGACATGGCCGACGACCCCCGCTTCACAGAACTCCTCTACCCGGAAGTATAGAAAAGGAAGCAAGATCATCGGCTCTCGCCGTCGTCTCTTCCATGTACGCTAGGCGGATACCCCACACCGAGACAGCGCTGAAGGAGCCTCACATAACAGACTGGGCCGAAGGCCTAGGTAAAGACACCCAGGAATCCAAGGGCTGAAGGCCCGACACATAACCGTGTCCCCCAACCCAGATCTCACTCCGCCTCAGCCTCTCTCGCCAGCCGCAGCGTATACCGCGTAGCCGAAAAATGCGCCCCCGCCAGCAGCATCAATCCGGACAAAAATGCCCACATCATCAATCCCACTGAAACCTTGAACGGCCCATACACCGACTCAAAATCCAGGTGCGGCAAAGCCAGCACATACAGATACTTCGCCACCTCCCACGAAAGCCCAATCACAATCGCCGTTGGCAACACCGCCATCGCCGGAATCTTCCGATGCGGCAGCACCCAATAGATCAGGAAGAACAGCAGCACACTCATCACCACGGCACAGATCTTCAGCACCCCGCCCGCCAGGAAGTTGAAGAAGATGTTGTCCGTATGCCCAAAGAAGATCCACGTCGTGATCCTCTGCTGCCCGGTCGCCAGCGCCACGGAAGCCATAGCCAGCGCACCAACCGCCGCCGCCAGCCCCAGCGATACCATCTGGTTCTGCAGATAATTCCGGTTCTCCTTCACCCCCCAGACATTGTTCAGCGCCACCTCCAGCGGCAGGAACACCCCCGTAGAAGTGATCAGCAGCATCACCACGGAAAACACCCGGGTCGAGCCATGCGGGTGCACCAGCGACGTCATATTCCGCACGATAAAGTCCTGATTGTTCGGCAGAATCGTCCGCAGCAGATCCCCCACCACCGCCACCATCGCAGGCGAATGAAATACCTTCTGCGCCAGCGTAAGCAGCAGCACGATAAACGGAAACAAAGACAGAATCACATTCGCCGCCACGCTGAACGCATATGTATGCACCTCGGTGCTCGCCATATACATCGCCAGCGCCTTCACCTGAGGCCACGCGCCATCCTCCCGCACGGTAGGCTTCACAGCCTCAATCGGCTTCACCTCCGGCTCAGCTTCACTCTTCTTTACGTCCTCAGACAACATCCACGCCCTCTGCCTCGATGCTAGCAGCCCCAACCGCCTCAAAGCCCACCCCGCACTCTCCGCCAGCACCGCATCCTCACCACCCGCCCACTCCATCAGCTTCGGCACAAACGACTCATCCCCGCTATTCCCCATCGCAATCGCCACATTCCTTTGCACCCTATGCCGCTTCGTCCGCTCCAGCGGACTCCCCTTGAACCACCTCCGAAATTCGTCTGCGCTCATCCCCCCGAGCCAATCAAGCGAAGGATTCACCAACTCGCCCCGAGCCCGAAACCCCACATGATCCCCCACCGGGGCCTTCCGATTCCACGGACAAACATCCTGGCAGATATCGCACCCAAACACCTGCCGCCCCATCTTCTCCCGCAATTCCTCCGCAATCGCTCCCTTCTTCTCAATTGTCAGATAAGCGATACACAGAGAAGCATCCATCTCTCGCGACGCAACCAGCGCTCCCGTAGGACAAGCCTCAATACATCGAGTACAACTCCCACACCGATCCGCCGCCACCAAAGCAGCAGCCTCCGTCTCCACCTCCAGCGAGCAAACAATCACCCCCAGCAGCAGCCAGCTCCCCACCCCCTGATTGATCACACATGTATTCTTCCCTACCCATCCCACCCCCGCCCGAGCCGCAAAGTCCCTCTCCAGCAACGGCCCCGTATCCACATAGCACTTCGTCTGAAGCGTCTCACTGGAAACCCGCGCAACCAACCCCGCCTCGACCACCTTCAGCCGCCTCATCAGATCATCGTGATAATCGACCGGCTCCCCGTCCTCCCCGCCACTCCACGCATACCGCCCAATCCACCCCGCGCCCTTAGCTGCCGCGTCAACAGACAAAGGCCCCTCAGCGTGATAGTTCAAAGCACAAACCACCACGGACCTCACCCAAGGCATAGCCACCCGAGCCGACCGCCTCAACAACTCCCCAGCCTCATCCCTTCGTTTCAGGTACTCCATCTCCCCCGCACGCCCGCCCGCGACCCATTCAGAAAACCTCTCCGCAGTAAGCACTCCCTCACTCTCCCCTGAAGCCGGAGCCCCCGCCACCCCACACAAATCGAACCCCGCCCCCACAGCCGAGCCCCTCACCCACTCCACCAGCTCCGAGCTCCACGCACTCCCCATCCGTAAACGGTAAACTACCTCTATCGCCACCTCACCCAATTCGATCTTCCTCTCCTCCGGCGAAGCCTCCGGCGACCACTACGGCGCACAGATCATCCACGCCCTCCGAGCCTCACTCCCCAACGCCACCTTCACCGGCCTCGGCGGCGCAGAGATGGCCCAGGCCGGCCAAACCCGCATCGTCAAAGCCGAAGACGTAGCTCACATGGGCATCACGGAGGTCATCCTCCACGCCCCCTACATCTACTCCCAGTACCGCAAGCTGGTCGCCAGCATTCGCAGCCACCCACCCGCCGCAGCCATCCTCATTGACTTCCCCGACGTCAACTTTCGCCTCGCCAAGCACCTCAAATCCCTCGGAATACCCGTCATCTGGTTCGTCTCCCCCCAGCTCTGGGCCTGGAAGCGACGCCGCCTCCGCTGGGTCCAGCAGCGCGTCACCCGCATGCTCACCATCTTTCCCTTCGAAGAGCAGTTCTACAAAAACCGCAAAGTTCAAGCCGAGTTCGTAGGCCACCCCCTCGCCGAACTTCCCCTCCCCACCATCACCCGCGAGGCCTACGCCGCCCACAACAACCTCGACCCCAACAAGCCCTGGATCGCCCTCCTCCCCGGCTCCCGCTGGCGAGAGATCGAGTCCAACCTCCCCACCATGGTCGAGATGGCCTGCCGCCACCCCCGCGACGTCGAGTACATCCTCCCCGTAGCCAGCACCATAGACCGTCCCCGCCTCGCAGACTTCACCGCCGGTTGGATCAGCCACTACCCCGGCAGCGATCCCACCCTGACACTCCCCTACATCCACCTCGTCTCAGACGCCCGTGAAGCCCTCCACCACGCCCGAGCCTCCGTCGTCGCCAGCGGTACCGCCACCGTCCAGGCCGCCCTCATCGGCAACCCCTTCCTGGTCGTCTACAAGGTCTCCCCCATCACCTTCAAGCTGGCAAAATCTCTCGTCTGGTACCCACCCGAAGTCTGGCCCACGGAAGAGGGCACCGACCGCAACGGCAACCTCCCCATCGCCATGCCAAACCTCATCGCCGGCCGCCGCATAGTCCCGGAACTCCTTCAGGAACGTTTCAATCCCGACGCCCTCTCAGAAGCTCTTACCCCGCTCCTCAGAGACACCCCCACCCGTCAGCGCCAGCTAGAGGACCTCGCCGCCCTCCGCCAGTGCCTCACCACTCAGGGTCCCACCCCAATAGTAAGAGTCCGGGACGCTGTTCTCTCCGTCCTCCCACCTTCCGTCAATTAGGATGACAGCTACAGCCTCACCAGGAGAGACCAGAGATGCGCATGATCATGTTGGACGGCCGAGCCATCAATCCCCACGCCATCGTCTACATCGAAAACTACCGTGGCAACTCACCCGACGAGCAAAGCATGGTCAACCTCATCGGCGGCGGCAAGATCATCTGCAGCATGAAAGCCGAAGCAGCCCGCAAGTTCATCAACGCCGCCATGGACGAAGCGGAAGCAATCACGC is a window of Granulicella tundricola MP5ACTX9 DNA encoding:
- a CDS encoding ATPase; amino-acid sequence: MSEWTSGTSGKPAIFCISTYVKGQAFLREAAALGCEVTLLTVDRLRDDDWPKDILHELLTMPEDLTPGQILNTVMYLARTRRIDRIVPLDEFDLEAAALLREHMRLPGLGETATRFFRDKLAMRTEAKKAGIAVPEFTGVFNYDDLRAFMRNVPGPWLLKPRTSASAIGIRRIEHEDQLWPALDELGDLQSHYVMERFVSGEVFHVEGVTWGGKVLFAQPFQYGKPPMQTMHQGGVFTTRTLELGSKDGKGLLKIHESLIAGLHMHAGVTHSEFIRADADGRFYFLETAARVGGAYIAETLEFATGVNPWVEWARIEVALAKGEEYKLPELRKEYAGSVISLAKQETPDTSGYTDPEIVLRLHKTHHAGIILKSGSEPRLKSLVESYAGRFLDDFCAVMAVPDKPTA
- the hldE gene encoding bifunctional D-glycero-beta-D-manno-heptose-7-phosphate kinase/D-glycero-beta-D-manno-heptose 1-phosphate adenylyltransferase HldE is translated as MLPELHSVLELLEHGFGELKILVVGDIMLDRYILGEVERISPEAPVPVLRHAQRYERPGGAANVAMNLAGLGCQTLLAGFWGADAEQGELVKLLEAAKIDTVGVVSSSLPTISKTRIMAKTQQILRLDIESRDKAPMAESERLEARAVELVTKVHAVILSDYAKGVLTDKVCEAIIRAARMAGVPVLVDPKTKDFSKYSGATTVCPNLNELSLATGVPAHQTAELLAAARVQMTEHDFKFLTVTMSEKGITVLGPEGDFHSPARAREVYDVSGAGDTVIAVLAAALAGGLQTRTAVELANLAAGIVVGKVGTVPIAQHELISALTPSSGITSGEKILDWERVQRRVTEWRAAGETVVFTNGCFDLLHVGHITLLEECRRFGSKLVLGLNADASICRLKGPSRPIVGERERARVMAALASVDAVVLFEEDTPLELIQVLKPDVLVKGGDYSIETVVGHEDVIGRGGRVEIVPIVEGFSTTNIVRKLTTPAEEHQTT
- a CDS encoding glycosyltransferase family 9 protein, with the translated sequence MAKRVKRVLIYRLGSLGDTVVALPALHLIARAFPGAERKLLTNFPINDKAPAAAAVLGKSGLVAGYFRYTVGMRNPFALLRLWFELIRWRPQVLVYLAAARGVSVAKRDSLFFKVCGIPRQVGVPLTDVAQRNTWLGDELGYEPECERLVRNISELGDAEIDRADAWDLRLSIAERARGREMLAAAKGRPLIMFSIGTKLQANDWGKERWRALMVEMGRQYRDHALVFTGVKGESETSEFVAEGWRESAGEDSPVVNLCGKLSPRESAACFAQAQVFLGHDSGPMHLAAAIGAPVVAIFSARNLPRMWFPYGKQHRVIYHEVSCMGCGLERCVVEQKRCLTSIGVDEVVEAVREVLGERVGAGR
- a CDS encoding DUF4254 domain-containing protein, with amino-acid sequence MHTPSSTPFVDAALITRMHDEATALWHTTLPDLAPDPASLLHQVRAHHRANYDLWHQEDEARNPSATDSIIATVKHAIDRLNQLRNDTVEQMDVRLLAEASPQNEDAPLHSETPGLIIDRLSILALKQYHTAEESQRPSATEQHRLRNLARLHVIRQQRNDLALCLDQLWNDIRSGRRRFKLYRQMKMYNDPDLNPVLYRNPR
- a CDS encoding tetratricopeptide repeat protein produces the protein MAQTKPISQAAPKRAPRIIAGSAAPAHDAARAQTLVNYEAALQLMQQGKYDKAHAAFDKMLLNSPADLAERIRMYINACLLQVSKGKTTFSSHEEEYDYAISLLNDGHYEDARTHFKAILSHNAKADYVFYGMAVLASMTGDCNTCLEHLTEAIRQNPRNRIQARADSDFQDMADDPRFTELLYPEV
- the queG gene encoding tRNA epoxyqueuosine(34) reductase QueG, with amino-acid sequence MAIEVVYRLRMGSAWSSELVEWVRGSAVGAGFDLCGVAGAPASGESEGVLTAERFSEWVAGGRAGEMEYLKRRDEAGELLRRSARVAMPWVRSVVVCALNYHAEGPLSVDAAAKGAGWIGRYAWSGGEDGEPVDYHDDLMRRLKVVEAGLVARVSSETLQTKCYVDTGPLLERDFAARAGVGWVGKNTCVINQGVGSWLLLGVIVCSLEVETEAAALVAADRCGSCTRCIEACPTGALVASREMDASLCIAYLTIEKKGAIAEELREKMGRQVFGCDICQDVCPWNRKAPVGDHVGFRARGELVNPSLDWLGGMSADEFRRWFKGSPLERTKRHRVQRNVAIAMGNSGDESFVPKLMEWAGGEDAVLAESAGWALRRLGLLASRQRAWMLSEDVKKSEAEPEVKPIEAVKPTVREDGAWPQVKALAMYMASTEVHTYAFSVAANVILSLFPFIVLLLTLAQKVFHSPAMVAVVGDLLRTILPNNQDFIVRNMTSLVHPHGSTRVFSVVMLLITSTGVFLPLEVALNNVWGVKENRNYLQNQMVSLGLAAAVGALAMASVALATGQQRITTWIFFGHTDNIFFNFLAGGVLKICAVVMSVLLFFLIYWVLPHRKIPAMAVLPTAIVIGLSWEVAKYLYVLALPHLDFESVYGPFKVSVGLMMWAFLSGLMLLAGAHFSATRYTLRLAREAEAE
- the lpxB gene encoding lipid-A-disaccharide synthase, translating into MFLSSGEASGDHYGAQIIHALRASLPNATFTGLGGAEMAQAGQTRIVKAEDVAHMGITEVILHAPYIYSQYRKLVASIRSHPPAAAILIDFPDVNFRLAKHLKSLGIPVIWFVSPQLWAWKRRRLRWVQQRVTRMLTIFPFEEQFYKNRKVQAEFVGHPLAELPLPTITREAYAAHNNLDPNKPWIALLPGSRWREIESNLPTMVEMACRHPRDVEYILPVASTIDRPRLADFTAGWISHYPGSDPTLTLPYIHLVSDAREALHHARASVVASGTATVQAALIGNPFLVVYKVSPITFKLAKSLVWYPPEVWPTEEGTDRNGNLPIAMPNLIAGRRIVPELLQERFNPDALSEALTPLLRDTPTRQRQLEDLAALRQCLTTQGPTPIVRVRDAVLSVLPPSVN